The following proteins come from a genomic window of Heyndrickxia acidicola:
- a CDS encoding DUF72 domain-containing protein, which yields MIYIGLAGWGDHDALYTNGSSTKEKLREYASFFPIVEVDSTFYAVQPERNARKWVKETPSSFQFIVKAYQGMTGHLRGEIPFQTMEEMFDAFIQSLKPYQEANKLKMVLFQFPPWFDCKKEHVDYLRYCRMHMGSIPVALEFRHQSWFSQQYIDKTLSFMEDENWIHSICDEPQAGQGSIPTILKATDKQETLIRFHGRNVYGWNRPAQGDWREVRYLYRYSQEELAEWKDKLKLLQEQTEEIYIIFNNNSGGDASDNALQLIEELGITYTGLAPRQLDLF from the coding sequence TTGATTTATATTGGATTAGCAGGCTGGGGCGATCATGATGCCCTTTATACAAATGGAAGCTCTACAAAAGAGAAACTAAGAGAATACGCATCTTTTTTTCCAATTGTTGAAGTGGATTCCACCTTTTATGCGGTACAGCCTGAAAGAAATGCCCGAAAATGGGTAAAAGAAACGCCGTCCTCCTTTCAATTTATTGTAAAAGCGTATCAGGGAATGACCGGCCATCTAAGAGGGGAAATCCCTTTTCAAACAATGGAAGAAATGTTTGACGCCTTTATACAATCCTTAAAGCCTTATCAAGAGGCTAATAAACTGAAGATGGTCCTATTTCAATTTCCCCCGTGGTTCGATTGCAAAAAGGAGCATGTAGATTATCTTCGCTACTGCAGGATGCACATGGGAAGCATCCCTGTTGCCTTGGAATTTCGGCACCAATCATGGTTTTCCCAGCAGTACATAGACAAAACGCTTTCCTTTATGGAGGATGAAAATTGGATTCACAGTATTTGTGACGAGCCGCAGGCAGGGCAGGGTTCTATTCCAACGATCCTAAAAGCCACAGATAAACAGGAAACCCTGATTCGTTTTCACGGAAGAAATGTGTATGGCTGGAACCGGCCAGCGCAAGGAGATTGGCGTGAAGTCCGATATCTGTACCGCTATAGTCAGGAGGAGCTTGCGGAGTGGAAGGACAAACTTAAGCTGCTGCAAGAACAAACTGAAGAGATCTACATTATTTTTAATAATAATTCCGGAGGAGACGCAAGCGACAATGCTCTGCAATTGATCGAGGAGCTGGGCATAACATACACCGGACTTGCACCTCGGCAGCTTGATTTATTTTAA
- a CDS encoding YunC family protein, with the protein MVIVDQVFIRGNPFIATTVRLPKTTLLTVAGLKGYIMCGALDIRLLNERLSHRKIIAGRAVGVTTIDELLDAPLESVTKEAENLGIIPGIKGREALLKML; encoded by the coding sequence ATGGTGATAGTCGACCAGGTTTTCATTCGTGGCAATCCTTTTATTGCTACGACGGTTAGGCTGCCCAAGACAACCCTACTTACAGTTGCAGGCCTTAAGGGGTATATCATGTGCGGAGCATTGGATATTAGACTTTTGAATGAACGATTGAGCCATAGAAAGATTATTGCTGGCAGAGCCGTTGGTGTAACAACTATTGATGAGCTTCTGGATGCCCCTTTGGAATCGGTCACGAAGGAGGCAGAAAATCTCGGCATTATCCCGGGGATAAAGGGAAGGGAAGCTCTTTTAAAAATGCTGTAG
- the sufB gene encoding Fe-S cluster assembly protein SufB, giving the protein MAKKMPEIGEYKYGFHDRDVSIFRSKRGLTKEIVEEISKMKNEPQWMLDFRLKSLEHFYKMPMPQWGGDLAGLNFDEITYYVKPSEKSERSWDEVPEEIKNTFDKLGIPEAEQKYLAGVSAQYESEVVYHNMKEDLEKMGIVFKDTDSALRENEDIFREHWATVIPPTDNKFSALNSAVWSGGSFIYVPPGVKVDTPLQAYFRINSENMGQFERTLIIVDEGAHVHYVEGCTAPVYTTNSLHSAVVEIIIKKDAYCRYTTIQNWANNVYNLVTKRAVCDANATMEWIDGNIGSKLTMKYPAVILKGEGARGMTLSIAIAGKGQHQDAGAKMLHLAPNTSSTIVSKSIAKHGGKVTYRGIVHFGRKAEGARSNIECDTLIMDNQSTSDTIPYNEILNDNISLEHEAKVSKVSEEQLFYLMSRGVSEEEATEMIVMGFIEPFTKELPMEYAVEMNRLIKFEMEGSIG; this is encoded by the coding sequence ATGGCAAAGAAGATGCCTGAAATCGGGGAATACAAATACGGTTTCCATGATCGTGATGTGTCAATTTTCCGTTCCAAACGGGGATTGACAAAAGAAATCGTTGAAGAAATTTCAAAAATGAAAAATGAGCCCCAGTGGATGCTTGATTTCCGTTTAAAGTCATTAGAGCATTTTTACAAAATGCCGATGCCGCAATGGGGCGGGGACTTGGCCGGATTAAATTTCGATGAAATTACCTATTATGTAAAGCCATCGGAGAAGTCTGAGCGTTCTTGGGATGAGGTTCCTGAAGAAATTAAAAATACGTTTGACAAGCTTGGAATTCCTGAAGCGGAGCAAAAGTATTTAGCCGGTGTATCTGCACAGTATGAATCAGAGGTTGTTTATCATAACATGAAGGAAGACCTTGAAAAGATGGGAATCGTGTTTAAAGATACGGATTCTGCCCTTCGTGAAAATGAAGACATTTTCCGTGAGCACTGGGCAACGGTAATTCCTCCCACAGATAATAAATTCTCAGCTCTTAACTCTGCTGTGTGGTCTGGAGGATCGTTTATCTATGTTCCTCCTGGTGTAAAGGTTGATACGCCGCTTCAAGCGTATTTCCGTATCAACTCTGAAAACATGGGACAATTTGAACGTACACTGATCATTGTGGATGAAGGCGCACACGTTCATTATGTAGAAGGATGTACAGCACCTGTTTACACTACAAACTCCCTTCACAGTGCGGTCGTTGAAATCATCATTAAAAAGGATGCGTATTGCCGTTATACCACTATTCAAAACTGGGCAAACAACGTGTACAATCTTGTTACCAAGCGTGCCGTTTGTGATGCTAATGCTACGATGGAATGGATTGATGGCAACATTGGATCTAAATTAACCATGAAGTATCCTGCTGTTATCCTAAAGGGTGAAGGGGCACGCGGAATGACACTTTCTATTGCGATTGCCGGTAAAGGCCAGCATCAGGATGCAGGTGCAAAAATGCTTCACCTTGCACCAAACACATCTTCTACCATTGTTTCTAAATCGATTGCGAAGCACGGCGGTAAAGTAACATACCGCGGAATTGTGCACTTTGGCCGCAAAGCGGAGGGTGCCCGTTCCAATATTGAGTGCGACACATTGATTATGGATAACCAATCAACATCTGATACGATTCCTTATAATGAAATCTTGAATGACAACATTTCATTGGAGCATGAAGCAAAGGTATCTAAGGTATCAGAAGAGCAATTATTCTACTTGATGAGCCGCGGTGTTTCTGAAGAAGAAGCAACTGAAATGATTGTTATGGGCTTTATTGAGCCATTTACAAAAGAGCTTCCAATGGAATATGCTGTTGAAATGAACCGTTTGATTAAGTTCGAAATGGAAGGCTCCATTGGATAA
- a CDS encoding cytosolic protein — MTDEKYENKDKEKMPYTDFSTVETQKNFYIPEDFPEGPYGSPRGVEEAVKGKSEWRKGNRPYSAFNYEFKSFHQDLPREFPGSHPTHDDSNVNQEPPYDESN; from the coding sequence ATGACGGACGAAAAATACGAGAACAAAGACAAAGAAAAAATGCCCTATACTGATTTTTCCACTGTAGAAACCCAAAAGAATTTCTATATCCCAGAAGATTTCCCAGAAGGGCCTTATGGTTCGCCGAGAGGAGTTGAGGAGGCTGTGAAGGGGAAATCCGAATGGAGAAAAGGAAACCGGCCATACAGTGCATTTAATTATGAGTTTAAATCTTTTCACCAGGATCTTCCTCGTGAATTTCCAGGCTCCCACCCTACGCACGATGACTCTAATGTCAATCAGGAGCCCCCTTATGACGAAAGCAACTAA
- a CDS encoding TIGR01457 family HAD-type hydrolase, translating to MKKYKGYLIDLDGTMYKGKEKIDAAGDFIERLNRKGIPYLFVTNNSSRTPLQVAEKLSGFDIPTKKEQVFTTSMATAQFIFDRKQDASVYVIGEEGIQTALREKGFSITADKPDFVVVGIDRELNYEKLALACLAVRSGAVFISTNADIALPTERGLLPGNGSITSVITVSTQTQPIFIGKPESIIMEQALAYLGTKKEETIMVGDYYDTDILAGLKAGMDTLLVHTGVTTREILAEMDQKPTYAIDSLDEWDV from the coding sequence ATGAAAAAGTATAAAGGGTATTTGATTGATTTAGATGGTACCATGTATAAAGGAAAAGAGAAAATTGATGCAGCCGGTGATTTTATAGAGCGCTTAAATCGCAAAGGAATTCCTTACCTGTTTGTAACCAATAATTCGTCTCGTACCCCTCTGCAGGTTGCTGAAAAATTATCAGGATTTGATATTCCGACTAAAAAAGAACAGGTATTTACTACTTCAATGGCTACGGCTCAATTTATTTTTGATAGAAAGCAGGATGCTTCTGTTTATGTAATTGGAGAAGAAGGCATTCAAACTGCCCTTAGAGAAAAAGGCTTCAGCATTACAGCAGACAAGCCTGATTTTGTTGTAGTTGGCATCGACCGCGAGCTCAATTACGAAAAGCTTGCCCTGGCATGTCTTGCTGTCCGCAGCGGAGCCGTTTTCATTTCTACGAATGCCGACATTGCGCTGCCAACCGAAAGGGGACTTCTGCCAGGCAATGGCTCCATTACATCCGTTATTACCGTTTCAACGCAAACCCAGCCAATTTTTATTGGGAAGCCGGAGTCGATTATTATGGAACAAGCCCTTGCTTACCTGGGTACAAAAAAAGAAGAGACAATTATGGTGGGAGATTATTACGATACGGATATTTTAGCAGGGCTGAAAGCAGGGATGGATACCTTGCTTGTTCATACAGGCGTAACTACAAGAGAAATCCTGGCGGAGATGGATCAAAAGCCTACCTATGCCATTGATTCACTTGATGAGTGGGATGTGTAA
- a CDS encoding DUF86 domain-containing protein: MYFVDREKIERNLQYMEHQLHLMDSRDKWETELEKAAFERLAHTIIESILDVGNAIIDGFIMRDPGSYEDIIDILTDEKVITQEMSKVIMKTVSYRKVLVQDYAAVNSSELVESFRRFREVLLLFPNKVRLYLTNELGPVSAFKNND; this comes from the coding sequence ATGTATTTTGTTGACCGTGAAAAAATCGAGAGAAATTTGCAATATATGGAACATCAGCTGCACTTAATGGACAGCAGGGATAAATGGGAAACTGAACTGGAAAAGGCTGCTTTTGAAAGGCTGGCTCATACGATTATTGAATCTATTCTGGATGTAGGAAATGCTATCATTGATGGATTTATTATGCGTGATCCTGGAAGCTATGAGGACATTATCGATATTTTGACAGATGAAAAGGTCATTACACAGGAGATGTCCAAAGTGATAATGAAAACAGTCTCTTACAGGAAAGTTCTTGTACAGGACTATGCCGCTGTGAACTCCTCAGAATTAGTGGAGTCATTCCGCCGATTCAGAGAGGTGCTGTTATTATTTCCAAATAAGGTTCGCCTCTATTTAACCAATGAGCTTGGACCCGTCTCTGCTTTTAAAAACAATGATTGA
- the yunB gene encoding sporulation protein YunB, with protein sequence MPKMRTRKSRRGPLPFKYVLLLSFSFFIFSTLIGLWIVDKAIKPTLMSFAETETQKIASLVVNNAVNQKATTDYKDMVTIYRNNNGDITGVTQNSPVINKVKTEVTNLILINLKKAEDGDTAALENLTNLSVNNTPENKRKGTVYSVPLGEATKVALLGNLGPKIPVQFHFVGDVIPDIKYDVVPSGINNSKVSVMMHIEVNVQVIVPFETAMTHYKEDVPIGVLGYFPGEVPQYFNGSGTGGSPTIQIPSKSNTGK encoded by the coding sequence ATGCCCAAAATGCGTACAAGAAAATCCCGGCGAGGCCCTCTGCCGTTCAAATATGTTCTGTTGCTTTCCTTTTCCTTTTTTATTTTTTCAACGCTGATAGGCTTATGGATTGTAGATAAGGCCATTAAACCGACCTTAATGAGCTTTGCAGAAACGGAAACGCAAAAAATTGCCTCTTTGGTTGTAAATAATGCGGTCAATCAAAAAGCAACAACAGATTATAAGGACATGGTGACCATCTACCGCAATAATAACGGTGATATCACAGGAGTCACACAGAATTCTCCTGTCATTAACAAAGTAAAAACGGAAGTGACCAATCTCATATTGATTAATTTAAAGAAAGCTGAGGATGGAGACACAGCGGCTCTTGAAAACCTTACAAACCTTTCCGTCAACAATACACCAGAAAACAAACGAAAAGGAACGGTTTATTCGGTTCCTCTTGGTGAAGCAACAAAGGTAGCACTGCTGGGAAATTTAGGACCAAAAATACCGGTTCAATTCCACTTTGTGGGGGATGTAATACCAGATATTAAATATGACGTTGTACCTTCAGGCATTAATAACTCAAAAGTTTCGGTAATGATGCACATTGAAGTGAATGTTCAGGTCATTGTTCCTTTTGAAACAGCTATGACCCATTATAAAGAAGATGTGCCAATCGGCGTGTTGGGATACTTTCCGGGTGAGGTGCCGCAGTATTTTAATGGCAGTGGAACAGGGGGTTCTCCAACGATTCAAATTCCGTCGAAGTCTAACACAGGGAAATAA
- a CDS encoding YtxH domain-containing protein produces MVEQRMRQQSSNSKLLKGIMIGGAVGALIAMLDSSTRNKMKETAMDIKDSSMDMISHVKDNPGEVKEQMMQRFKTAAATLKDAMNDLQHLYENVNEGIFGKVNDVKDISKDALSSVKYMTEDLKEIGSKFAEAGSELMDSAMADSENSLLKESNKNASLESHEGSGHSLHNPPDTLK; encoded by the coding sequence ATGGTAGAACAGAGAATGAGGCAGCAAAGCTCCAACAGTAAACTCCTAAAGGGAATAATGATTGGAGGAGCTGTAGGTGCTCTCATTGCAATGCTTGATTCCTCAACACGAAATAAAATGAAAGAAACAGCAATGGACATTAAGGACTCCTCGATGGACATGATATCTCATGTCAAGGACAACCCAGGGGAAGTAAAGGAACAAATGATGCAACGTTTTAAAACGGCAGCCGCTACACTAAAGGATGCCATGAATGATTTGCAGCACCTTTATGAGAATGTGAATGAAGGCATCTTTGGAAAAGTAAATGATGTAAAGGACATATCTAAGGATGCACTATCAAGTGTCAAATACATGACGGAGGATTTGAAGGAAATAGGGTCGAAGTTTGCTGAAGCCGGATCAGAACTGATGGATTCCGCGATGGCCGATTCAGAAAATTCTTTATTAAAGGAAAGCAACAAAAACGCCAGTCTGGAATCCCATGAAGGCTCCGGCCATTCGCTGCACAATCCACCGGATACATTAAAATAA
- a CDS encoding M23 family metallopeptidase, which yields MLHIIRVSFLSLILCFLIPSLAKAAEVSDQKIFQARMNLYKSLEAATQIPWYYLAAVDHYERSLRSARTDLPKPTGVTGIYIPPEKWSGWLNPNHFDDHPLSILIFDGMGVDGNGDGKASLKEDEDILFSFAHYILNYGIDDDHFRMALWNYYKRDKAVGLILEKAKLYQHFGKLDLNQKAFPLPLRANYSYRSTWGDSRGWGGKRVHEGTDIFADYGVPVKATTYGIIEMKGWNKYGGWRIGIRDINNTYHYFAHLSGFSKGLKVGQIVEPGMVIGGVGSTGYGPPGTSGKFPPHLHYGMYKDNGKREWSFDPYPHLRTWEILEKKKRK from the coding sequence ATGTTGCATATCATTCGGGTAAGCTTTCTCAGCTTGATCTTATGTTTTCTTATCCCTTCTCTTGCCAAAGCGGCAGAGGTGAGTGACCAAAAAATATTTCAGGCGAGAATGAATTTATATAAGAGTTTGGAGGCTGCCACCCAGATCCCTTGGTATTATCTTGCAGCGGTAGACCATTATGAGCGCAGCCTCAGATCGGCAAGAACCGACCTTCCAAAACCCACTGGGGTAACAGGCATTTATATTCCTCCTGAAAAGTGGTCGGGATGGCTGAATCCAAATCACTTTGATGACCACCCCCTCTCCATCCTTATTTTTGACGGAATGGGTGTAGACGGGAATGGAGACGGCAAAGCAAGCCTCAAAGAGGATGAAGATATTCTTTTTTCTTTTGCACATTATATATTAAATTACGGCATTGATGACGACCATTTCCGAATGGCTCTTTGGAATTATTATAAAAGGGATAAAGCAGTAGGACTGATTTTGGAGAAAGCAAAACTTTATCAGCATTTTGGGAAGCTTGACTTAAACCAAAAAGCATTTCCCCTTCCTCTGCGTGCCAACTACAGCTATCGCAGTACCTGGGGCGACTCACGAGGCTGGGGCGGCAAGAGAGTCCATGAAGGTACGGATATATTTGCAGATTATGGGGTACCGGTTAAAGCTACGACCTATGGAATCATTGAAATGAAGGGCTGGAATAAATACGGCGGCTGGAGAATCGGTATCCGTGATATCAATAATACCTATCATTATTTTGCACATTTAAGCGGATTTTCCAAAGGGCTTAAGGTTGGCCAAATCGTGGAGCCCGGTATGGTAATCGGAGGAGTCGGAAGCACGGGATACGGTCCCCCTGGGACATCTGGCAAGTTTCCCCCTCACCTCCATTATGGAATGTACAAGGACAATGGAAAAAGGGAATGGTCTTTTGATCCATACCCGCATTTAAGAACATGGGAAATTCTTGAAAAAAAGAAAAGGAAATAA
- the lipA gene encoding lipoyl synthase — MKNNRDEYLRKPDWLKIKLNTNDNYTGLKKMMREQNLHTVCEEAKCPNIHECWAVRRTATFMILGDVCTRACRFCAVKTGLPSELDWKEPERVADSVQLMNLKHVVITMVARDDLKDGGSAVFAETVRAIRRKSPFTSIEVLPSDMAGEYENLKTLMDSRPDILNHNIETVKRLTPRVRARATYERSLEFLRRAREMQPDIPTKSSIMLGLGETKEEIIEAMDDLRENNVDILTLGQYLQPSKKHIKVQKYYHPDEFAELREIALQKGFSHCEAGPLVRSSYHADEQVNAAAKAKQALGEEKVVQEAN; from the coding sequence ATGAAGAACAACCGGGATGAGTATTTACGCAAACCAGATTGGTTAAAAATAAAATTAAATACGAATGACAACTATACTGGCTTAAAGAAAATGATGAGAGAACAAAATTTACATACAGTCTGTGAAGAAGCAAAATGCCCAAATATTCATGAGTGCTGGGCCGTACGCCGCACAGCCACCTTTATGATCCTGGGGGATGTTTGTACACGTGCCTGCCGGTTCTGCGCTGTTAAAACCGGTCTTCCATCAGAGCTCGATTGGAAAGAACCTGAGCGTGTTGCTGATTCAGTTCAGCTAATGAACCTGAAACATGTGGTTATTACAATGGTAGCTCGAGATGACCTGAAGGATGGCGGATCAGCAGTATTTGCTGAGACTGTAAGGGCAATCAGACGGAAAAGCCCGTTTACTTCTATAGAGGTACTTCCTTCCGATATGGCGGGTGAGTATGAAAACCTAAAGACTTTAATGGACTCACGCCCGGACATATTAAATCATAATATCGAAACCGTAAAACGATTAACTCCAAGAGTACGCGCACGGGCAACATATGAGCGCTCCCTTGAATTCCTCCGACGTGCAAGAGAAATGCAGCCGGATATTCCTACAAAATCCAGCATTATGCTTGGATTAGGAGAGACAAAGGAAGAAATCATCGAGGCGATGGACGACCTTCGTGAAAATAATGTAGATATTTTAACGCTTGGACAGTATTTGCAGCCGTCTAAAAAGCATATTAAAGTACAAAAATATTATCATCCTGATGAATTTGCGGAGCTTCGTGAAATCGCTCTCCAAAAAGGCTTCAGCCACTGTGAAGCAGGTCCGCTTGTCCGTTCTTCCTATCATGCAGATGAACAGGTAAATGCGGCAGCAAAGGCTAAACAGGCGTTAGGTGAAGAAAAAGTCGTCCAAGAAGCAAACTAA
- a CDS encoding YutD family protein: MITVQNLSYEIVKDFREGFNEEAFRGRYSDILTKYDFIVGDWGYGQLRLKGFFSDQNPKATYDTKISTINEYLYEYCNFGCAYFVVKKI, translated from the coding sequence TTGATTACTGTTCAAAATCTGTCATACGAGATAGTGAAGGACTTTCGAGAAGGCTTTAATGAAGAAGCTTTCCGTGGGCGCTACAGTGATATACTGACAAAGTATGATTTCATTGTCGGGGACTGGGGATATGGCCAGTTAAGGCTTAAGGGTTTTTTCTCCGACCAGAATCCAAAGGCCACCTATGACACAAAAATAAGTACAATAAATGAATACTTATATGAATACTGTAATTTCGGGTGCGCTTACTTTGTTGTAAAAAAAATATAA
- a CDS encoding bifunctional metallophosphatase/5'-nucleotidase has protein sequence MTETIHIYHTNDIHSHFENWPKIRHFLQEKKSGHARDGEEVFLFDIGDHVDRWHPYTEGTLGKGNIKLLNDLGYTAATIGNNEGITLAHHDLDELYHDRAFDLILANLYKENGNQRPAWTIPRKIYQTKHGIKIGVTAVTAYFEKLYRLLGWQLREPFTELSDQLAALKEEADIIILLSHLGIQDDEKIAELYPEVDLILGGHTHHVLQHGRRLNQSLLGAGGKHGHYVGYVQLQLDKVKKKVTEKSAVLFETGNLEPPASEEKEIQWFQEQGRALMNHSVATLPESLMTEWFQESLLPSYLCEALAEWCEADCAFLQSGLVMGNLKKGVVTDYDVHRILPHPINPCSFKLSGKDLESVILQTLNPDWPEWELKGLGFRGEILGVFVYRNIEINKETSEINIKGKKLDRTKEYTLATVDMYTFGHFFPELYRLPKKYHMPEFLRDVLKWKLRRDYL, from the coding sequence ATGACTGAAACTATCCACATTTATCATACAAATGACATTCACAGCCACTTTGAAAACTGGCCGAAAATCCGCCATTTTTTACAGGAAAAAAAATCAGGACATGCCCGAGATGGGGAAGAGGTTTTCCTTTTTGATATTGGTGATCATGTAGATCGCTGGCATCCTTATACAGAGGGAACTCTCGGAAAAGGGAATATCAAGCTTTTAAACGATCTGGGATATACGGCAGCGACAATTGGCAATAACGAAGGAATTACTCTCGCTCACCATGATCTTGATGAGCTTTATCATGACAGAGCATTTGATCTAATTTTAGCTAATTTGTATAAAGAAAACGGCAATCAAAGGCCTGCCTGGACCATTCCGAGAAAAATATATCAAACAAAACATGGTATCAAAATAGGCGTTACAGCGGTCACTGCATACTTTGAAAAGCTTTATAGACTGCTTGGGTGGCAGCTTCGTGAGCCCTTTACAGAGCTTTCTGACCAGCTTGCTGCTTTAAAGGAAGAAGCGGATATCATCATTCTCCTTTCTCACTTAGGGATTCAGGATGATGAAAAAATTGCTGAGCTATACCCTGAAGTTGATCTTATTCTTGGAGGCCACACTCACCACGTACTTCAACATGGCAGAAGATTGAACCAGTCTTTATTGGGAGCTGGAGGAAAACATGGGCATTACGTTGGGTATGTTCAATTACAGCTGGATAAAGTAAAAAAGAAAGTCACTGAAAAAAGTGCGGTGCTTTTTGAAACGGGAAACCTTGAACCACCGGCTTCTGAGGAAAAAGAAATACAATGGTTCCAGGAGCAGGGGAGAGCGCTCATGAACCATTCAGTCGCCACGCTGCCTGAAAGCTTAATGACAGAATGGTTTCAAGAATCCCTGCTTCCCTCCTATCTTTGTGAGGCGCTGGCGGAATGGTGTGAAGCGGACTGTGCCTTTTTGCAATCAGGTCTTGTAATGGGCAATCTTAAGAAGGGCGTCGTAACAGATTATGACGTCCACCGGATTTTACCGCATCCGATAAATCCTTGTTCTTTCAAGCTATCAGGAAAAGATTTAGAATCCGTCATTCTTCAAACCTTGAATCCTGACTGGCCGGAATGGGAACTAAAAGGACTTGGGTTCCGTGGTGAAATTCTTGGGGTATTTGTCTACCGGAACATCGAAATCAATAAAGAGACTAGCGAAATTAATATAAAAGGAAAGAAGCTTGATCGAACAAAGGAATACACGTTAGCGACCGTTGACATGTACACCTTCGGCCATTTCTTTCCTGAATTATATCGTCTGCCCAAAAAATACCATATGCCTGAATTTCTTCGGGATGTCCTTAAGTGGAAATTACGCAGGGATTACTTATAA
- a CDS encoding YhcN/YlaJ family sporulation lipoprotein translates to MRISAMKESKNLSFLIITILCFALLAGCSSKNNNKAAIDPGNSGIYIKSGNTINQYDREELLNPNKVDTQAKQSQEFGYVRQVKNSLSGGNIHNKDIYTINREKVADTISKLAVSLPDVHDAASLVTDEEVLVAYQTKAKGKKARFDIADQVKRTAMSVVPRWYHVYVTDDPALRRNVENLASLNGRSPNRESMIQNTVKMMLKNSPQGRRMSSGENANGEATNELNGKIPDPNDYRKQKESGNL, encoded by the coding sequence TTGAGAATAAGTGCCATGAAGGAATCGAAAAATCTTTCCTTCCTCATTATAACAATCCTGTGCTTTGCTTTGCTGGCAGGTTGCAGTTCCAAAAACAACAATAAGGCTGCCATCGACCCGGGAAATTCAGGTATTTATATAAAAAGCGGCAATACCATTAACCAGTATGACCGTGAGGAACTTCTCAATCCTAATAAAGTCGATACTCAGGCAAAGCAATCACAGGAATTTGGCTATGTCCGCCAGGTAAAAAATTCCCTATCGGGTGGTAATATCCACAATAAGGATATCTATACGATTAATCGCGAAAAGGTAGCAGACACCATCAGCAAATTGGCTGTATCTTTGCCAGACGTTCATGATGCTGCTTCACTTGTTACCGACGAAGAGGTGCTTGTGGCATATCAGACAAAAGCAAAAGGAAAAAAAGCTCGCTTTGATATTGCCGACCAGGTAAAGCGGACAGCAATGTCTGTTGTTCCACGCTGGTACCATGTGTATGTGACAGATGATCCCGCTTTAAGGCGAAATGTAGAAAACCTAGCATCCTTGAATGGCCGATCACCAAATCGAGAGTCCATGATTCAGAATACGGTAAAAATGATGCTAAAAAACTCGCCTCAAGGACGCAGAATGTCTTCAGGCGAAAATGCAAATGGTGAAGCTACCAATGAATTGAATGGCAAAATCCCAGACCCCAATGATTACCGCAAACAAAAAGAAAGCGGCAATCTCTAA
- a CDS encoding phosphatidylglycerophosphatase A family protein, with protein sequence MEKEPTISVSEQTARRWLKERGVEIEDIGELVMFLQKKYHPNLKMEECIENIQRVISKREVQNAILTGIQLDILAEKGLLEQPLQAIIEEDESLYGVDEILALSIVNVYGSIGFTNYGYIDKMKHGILKKLNDHSSGSCHTFLDDIVGAIAAAASSRLAHRASPNG encoded by the coding sequence ATGGAGAAGGAACCAACCATTTCTGTATCAGAACAAACTGCAAGAAGATGGCTGAAGGAACGGGGAGTAGAGATTGAGGATATTGGGGAGCTCGTTATGTTTCTCCAAAAAAAATACCACCCCAATTTAAAAATGGAGGAGTGCATAGAGAATATTCAACGCGTTATTTCTAAACGTGAGGTTCAAAATGCCATTCTGACCGGAATACAGCTTGATATTTTAGCTGAAAAAGGGCTGTTGGAACAGCCGCTGCAAGCCATCATCGAAGAAGACGAAAGCTTGTATGGTGTTGATGAAATCTTGGCGCTGTCGATTGTGAATGTTTACGGATCCATCGGCTTTACTAACTATGGCTATATTGACAAAATGAAGCATGGCATCCTGAAAAAATTAAATGACCATTCCAGTGGCTCCTGCCACACCTTCCTGGATGATATTGTGGGGGCCATAGCCGCTGCGGCTTCTAGCCGACTGGCTCATCGTGCTTCCCCGAATGGATAA